In Pseudomonadota bacterium, one DNA window encodes the following:
- a CDS encoding DUF1318 domain-containing protein, whose product MKKCQWLVMLLLMVLVSCVTINIYFPAAAVQKAAEQIVDEIRSGDERQPVQPIPEETPAETKSEQQGFRIDFIRQAEAAEKLDINVSTSTIRGVKQSMKKRYPQLKDAYQKGFFGEGADGLLHLRQKNQLPLKKRARLSSLVKAENSDRQALYGEIVRANRLGADATPKVAAIFARTLRAKAQSGWWIQDDKGNWLRK is encoded by the coding sequence ATGAAAAAATGCCAATGGTTGGTGATGCTGTTACTGATGGTACTGGTTTCCTGTGTTACTATTAACATCTATTTTCCGGCAGCAGCAGTGCAGAAGGCTGCAGAGCAGATTGTTGATGAAATCAGATCCGGAGATGAAAGACAGCCGGTGCAACCGATACCGGAAGAAACGCCTGCGGAGACAAAAAGTGAACAACAGGGTTTCAGGATAGATTTTATCCGTCAGGCTGAAGCTGCGGAAAAACTGGATATTAATGTTTCAACCTCAACCATCCGGGGGGTGAAACAATCGATGAAAAAACGGTATCCACAGCTGAAAGATGCTTATCAGAAAGGTTTTTTTGGTGAAGGGGCGGATGGCCTGCTCCATTTACGGCAGAAAAATCAGCTGCCCTTAAAAAAACGGGCCCGGTTAAGCAGTCTGGTTAAGGCAGAAAACAGTGACCGCCAGGCACTATATGGAGAAATTGTCAGGGCCAATCGCCTCGGGGCTGATGCCACCCCTAAAGTTGCGGCCATTTTTGCCCGGACCCTTAGAGCGAAGGCCCAAAGTGGATGGTGGATTCAGGATGATAAAGGAAACTGGTTGCGGAAGTAA